In the genome of Gordonia rubripertincta, one region contains:
- a CDS encoding acyl-CoA dehydrogenase family protein has product MDFTLTPEQQLLSDGLNRFLDARYDLQVSRDAAKVGEGWQPKIWKAFVEDLGVVGACLPEEIGGFGGGAEELMVVTEALGHALVVEPFVDSVVLGAGLLHATGNSVALEAAGRIAAGEALSALAALEDGSGGVLSRIETSADRDGEGWKLNGSKAVVTTAPLADYLIVSARTSGEPHDPAGVSLFLIDLADGVPDGLELHRLRTIDDRQAADITFDNVRLPGDALIAGDGAIDLLEKAWDTATAAVVSESVGLMRKVFTDTVEYAKQREQFGVPIGSFQVLQHRMVDMHLQLEQSVAAQYFAILSLDAEPAERAAAVSAAKATISRAARFIGQNSVQLHGGMGMTEELAIGHYFKRLTAIEYEFGTADAHLARFAAATAQMDA; this is encoded by the coding sequence ATGGACTTCACACTCACCCCCGAACAGCAGCTGCTGTCCGACGGACTCAACAGGTTCCTCGACGCACGCTACGACCTGCAGGTCAGCCGCGACGCCGCGAAAGTCGGCGAGGGCTGGCAGCCCAAGATCTGGAAGGCCTTCGTCGAGGACCTCGGTGTCGTCGGTGCGTGCCTGCCGGAGGAGATCGGCGGATTCGGCGGCGGCGCCGAGGAACTGATGGTCGTCACCGAGGCACTCGGACACGCCCTCGTCGTCGAGCCCTTCGTCGACTCGGTGGTCCTCGGTGCCGGGTTGTTGCACGCCACCGGCAACTCGGTGGCGCTCGAGGCAGCCGGTCGTATCGCCGCGGGCGAAGCCCTGAGCGCGCTCGCCGCGCTGGAAGACGGGTCGGGCGGCGTGCTGTCGCGGATCGAGACCAGCGCCGATCGCGACGGCGAGGGCTGGAAACTCAACGGCAGCAAGGCCGTGGTCACCACCGCACCGCTCGCCGACTACCTCATCGTCAGCGCCCGCACCTCCGGTGAGCCGCACGATCCCGCAGGCGTCTCGCTGTTCCTGATCGATCTCGCCGACGGCGTGCCCGACGGCCTCGAGCTCCACCGGCTCCGCACCATCGACGATCGTCAGGCCGCCGACATCACCTTCGACAACGTCCGGCTGCCCGGTGATGCGCTCATCGCCGGCGACGGTGCGATCGACCTGCTCGAGAAGGCCTGGGACACCGCCACCGCAGCCGTCGTCTCCGAGTCCGTCGGGCTGATGCGCAAGGTCTTCACCGACACTGTCGAATACGCCAAGCAACGTGAGCAGTTCGGCGTCCCGATCGGCAGCTTCCAGGTGCTGCAGCACCGCATGGTCGACATGCATCTGCAGCTCGAGCAGTCCGTGGCCGCCCAGTACTTCGCGATCCTGTCCCTCGACGCCGAGCCCGCCGAGCGTGCCGCCGCGGTCTCCGCCGCCAAGGCCACGATCAGCCGCGCCGCCCGCTTCATCGGGCAGAACTCGGTGCAGCTCCACGGCGGCATGGGCATGACCGAGGAACTGGCCATCGGCCACTACTTCAAGCGCCTCACTGCGATCGAGTACGAGTTCGGTACCGCCGACGCACATCTCGCCCGGTTCGCGGCCGCCACCGCGCAGATGGACGCCTGA
- a CDS encoding FAD-dependent oxidoreductase: MQDWDIRCDVVVVGSGGGALTGAYTAAANGLDTVVLEKTAVFGGTSSYSGASLWLPGSAVQERAGLDDSTDMARTYLRALLGDAEADRQEAYVTTAPAVVEFLERDPHLEFEYQPFPDYFDAPGRMDAGRSIIPVDLPSVAAGEVRKLVRPAPIVDRAGQPHPDETLIAGRALIGRLLLALQGTGRADLRTRTAVTRLLTENDRVVGVEATDADGRTLRVRAERGVLLAAGGIEGSDEMRAAHGTPGKAQWSMGPAGANTGDMIRAAVELGADTALLDQAWFCPGVELPDGSGAFMVCVRGGILVDASGNRYLNESLPYDRFGRAMIARGESALPSYLIFDSSEGGPVLPAMSIPEASAGDHFAAGTWVSADTIEELADKIGVDAATLGATVERFNGFAEGGVDEDFARGEDPYDTFFCPPRELPNVALPPIATGPFHAARIVLSDLGTKGGVRTDADARVLTADGNPIEGLYAAGNTSASVSGSIYPGPGVPLGTAMTFSYRAVHHMIGTDQDR; encoded by the coding sequence ATGCAGGACTGGGATATTCGCTGCGATGTCGTGGTGGTCGGATCGGGCGGCGGAGCCCTCACCGGCGCCTACACGGCGGCGGCGAACGGACTGGACACGGTCGTTCTGGAGAAGACCGCGGTCTTCGGCGGCACATCGTCGTACTCGGGTGCGTCACTGTGGCTGCCCGGTAGTGCCGTCCAGGAACGGGCGGGTCTCGACGACTCCACCGACATGGCCCGCACCTATCTGCGGGCACTGCTCGGCGACGCGGAGGCCGATCGGCAGGAAGCCTATGTGACGACCGCACCGGCCGTGGTCGAGTTCCTCGAACGCGATCCGCACCTGGAGTTCGAATACCAGCCGTTCCCCGACTACTTCGACGCTCCGGGCCGCATGGATGCCGGTAGGTCGATCATCCCAGTCGACCTGCCGAGCGTGGCTGCCGGAGAGGTGCGCAAGCTGGTGCGCCCGGCTCCGATCGTCGACCGCGCCGGACAGCCGCACCCCGACGAGACCCTCATCGCCGGACGGGCGCTGATCGGGCGACTCCTGCTGGCGCTGCAGGGCACCGGTCGTGCGGACCTGCGTACCCGCACCGCGGTCACCCGGCTCCTGACCGAGAACGATCGGGTGGTGGGTGTCGAGGCCACCGATGCCGATGGTCGGACGCTTCGGGTCCGGGCCGAACGCGGCGTCCTGCTCGCCGCCGGAGGCATCGAGGGCAGCGACGAGATGCGCGCCGCCCACGGCACCCCCGGCAAGGCGCAGTGGAGCATGGGCCCGGCGGGCGCCAACACCGGTGACATGATCCGCGCAGCTGTCGAGCTCGGCGCCGACACCGCGCTGCTCGACCAGGCGTGGTTCTGCCCCGGCGTCGAACTACCGGACGGCTCGGGCGCTTTCATGGTCTGTGTCCGAGGTGGCATTCTCGTCGACGCCTCGGGCAACCGCTATCTCAACGAGTCGCTGCCCTACGACCGGTTCGGCCGGGCGATGATCGCGCGTGGCGAGTCGGCGCTGCCGTCGTACCTGATCTTCGACTCGTCCGAGGGCGGCCCGGTCCTGCCGGCGATGTCGATTCCGGAGGCATCGGCCGGGGACCACTTCGCCGCGGGCACCTGGGTCTCGGCCGACACGATCGAGGAACTCGCGGACAAGATCGGCGTCGACGCGGCGACGCTGGGTGCCACGGTCGAGCGGTTCAACGGCTTCGCCGAAGGCGGCGTCGACGAGGACTTCGCCCGAGGTGAGGACCCCTATGACACGTTCTTCTGCCCGCCGCGGGAGCTGCCCAACGTGGCGCTGCCGCCGATCGCGACCGGACCGTTCCACGCGGCGCGCATCGTCCTCAGTGACCTCGGTACCAAGGGCGGTGTCCGGACCGACGCCGATGCCCGCGTACTGACGGCCGACGGCAACCCGATCGAGGGCCTGTACGCCGCGGGTAACACGAGCGCCTCGGTGAGCGGGTCGATCTACCCGGGCCCGGGAGTCCCGCTGGGCACCGCGATGACGTTCTCCTACCGCGCGGTCCATCACATGATCGGAACCGATCAGGACCGGTGA
- a CDS encoding ferredoxin--NADP reductase: MTITDAAEQVMTSSRGVPLEVAAVIEETPDARSLVFTVPADRRAEFAYTPGQFLTLRIPSERTGSVARCYSLASSPFTDDLLKVTVKRTAAGYASNWLCDNVRTGDLIEVLPPAGVFTPEDFDDDLLLFAGGSGITPVMSILKAALSEGSHEVVLFYANRDESSVIFAGELRELAAAYADRLTVMHWLESVQGVPTVAQLAALSAKLDGHRVFTCGPAPFMGAVRDATARAGIVRNRVHAEVFTSLSGDPFAEVELPDVDAGTGDAASVTVNLDGQEHEFSWPRSATLVDVLLSKGISVPFSCREGECGSCAATLTAGEVDMDNSAVLDDEDIADGIILACQARPRSKNLSVEF, encoded by the coding sequence ATGACCATCACCGACGCGGCCGAACAGGTCATGACGTCCTCGCGCGGGGTGCCGTTGGAGGTCGCCGCCGTGATCGAGGAGACCCCGGATGCGCGTTCACTGGTGTTCACGGTCCCAGCCGACCGACGCGCCGAGTTCGCCTACACCCCGGGGCAGTTCCTCACGCTGCGGATTCCGAGTGAACGGACCGGTTCGGTGGCCCGGTGCTACTCGCTGGCCAGCTCGCCGTTCACCGACGACCTGCTGAAGGTGACGGTGAAGCGGACCGCCGCGGGCTATGCCTCGAACTGGTTGTGCGACAACGTCAGAACGGGCGACCTGATCGAGGTTCTGCCGCCCGCCGGGGTGTTCACACCCGAGGACTTCGACGACGACCTGTTGTTGTTCGCCGGCGGTAGTGGCATCACGCCGGTGATGTCGATCCTCAAGGCGGCATTGAGCGAGGGATCGCACGAAGTGGTCCTCTTCTATGCGAACCGCGACGAGAGTTCGGTCATCTTCGCCGGCGAACTGCGTGAGCTCGCCGCCGCCTACGCAGACCGGCTCACGGTGATGCACTGGCTCGAGAGCGTACAGGGGGTGCCGACGGTCGCTCAGCTCGCGGCACTGTCGGCGAAGCTCGACGGCCACCGGGTGTTCACGTGCGGGCCCGCACCCTTCATGGGCGCGGTCCGCGACGCGACGGCTCGCGCGGGGATCGTGCGGAACCGAGTGCATGCCGAGGTCTTCACCTCGCTGTCCGGCGACCCGTTCGCCGAGGTCGAGCTGCCCGACGTCGACGCCGGGACCGGTGACGCGGCGTCGGTGACGGTGAACCTCGACGGGCAGGAACACGAGTTCAGCTGGCCACGCTCGGCGACCCTGGTCGATGTCCTCCTGTCCAAGGGGATCAGCGTCCCGTTCTCGTGCCGTGAGGGTGAATGCGGTTCGTGCGCAGCCACCCTCACCGCCGGTGAGGTCGACATGGACAACAGTGCGGTCCTCGACGACGAGGACATCGCCGACGGGATCATCCTGGCCTGCCAGGCACGGCCCCGCAGCAAGAACCTCAGCGTGGAGTTCTAG
- a CDS encoding MaoC/PaaZ C-terminal domain-containing protein, with product MSTDASTARNAGAWRGADLGTRTVAYDERDAILYALAVGARADELDLVFEERLRVLPTFALTLAQWAPDELGDRGAFDPTTALHGSQQLNVLASLPPRGEVTMTASVGEVWDKGSAAVLEVVVRSDYFVATWSLFAPGAGGFGGDRGPGKPAARPGAPTMTGRFETTPNQAALYRLTGDLHPIHIDPAAASRIGQPRPILHGLCTLGAAVLDVARLIGAHPADLRSLDGRFATAIFPGDDAELRVFGEGREVTFEMVRDGKPVIANGAAGFDESERRQ from the coding sequence ATGAGCACCGACGCCTCGACGGCGCGGAACGCCGGTGCCTGGCGCGGAGCCGATCTCGGGACCCGAACCGTGGCCTACGACGAACGCGACGCGATCCTCTACGCACTCGCCGTCGGGGCTCGGGCGGACGAGCTCGACCTCGTCTTCGAGGAGCGGCTGCGGGTCTTGCCGACCTTTGCGCTGACGCTCGCACAGTGGGCGCCGGATGAGCTCGGCGACCGCGGCGCCTTCGACCCGACCACCGCCCTGCACGGTTCGCAGCAGCTGAACGTGCTGGCATCGTTGCCGCCGCGCGGTGAGGTGACGATGACCGCCTCGGTGGGGGAGGTCTGGGACAAGGGCTCGGCCGCGGTGCTCGAGGTGGTGGTCCGCAGTGACTACTTCGTCGCCACCTGGTCGTTGTTCGCGCCCGGTGCCGGCGGTTTCGGCGGCGACCGCGGACCCGGCAAACCGGCTGCCCGGCCGGGCGCTCCGACGATGACCGGACGATTCGAGACCACCCCGAATCAGGCTGCGCTGTACCGCCTCACGGGTGACCTCCACCCGATCCACATCGACCCGGCCGCGGCGTCGCGCATCGGACAACCGCGTCCGATCCTGCACGGGCTGTGCACTCTCGGCGCCGCAGTACTCGACGTCGCGCGGCTGATCGGCGCCCATCCCGCGGATCTGCGGTCGCTCGACGGCCGATTCGCCACCGCGATCTTCCCCGGCGACGACGCGGAGTTGCGCGTGTTCGGTGAGGGGCGCGAGGTGACGTTCGAGATGGTGCGCGATGGCAAACCTGTCATCGCGAACGGGGCGGCGGGTTTCGACGAGTCCGAAAGGCGGCAATGA
- a CDS encoding alpha/beta fold hydrolase, translating to MSVDVTYGGSRRKLETSLGVLQYHEAGEGPPLLLLHGSGPGVTGWRNYRGVIGELAEHFRCLVLEFPGFGVSDPVDGHPMMMAETAIGVFLDGLGIGTADMIGNSMGGIVATKVAIAEPERVGKLVTIGGMGKNIFSSAPSEGIKLLMEFTDEPTRERLIRWLSAMVYDPSLVTEELIEERWELATEPETLEIARRMYSTKAFTATMAANAMADTVPYWAQLHKVTSPTLITWGRDDRVSPVDSAILPMRDIPDAELHVFPRCGHWAMIEAREAWLSAVLAFLTRDRVA from the coding sequence ATGAGCGTTGACGTCACCTATGGAGGCAGCCGCCGCAAGCTCGAGACGAGCCTGGGCGTGCTGCAGTATCACGAGGCCGGCGAGGGGCCTCCCTTGTTGCTCCTGCACGGCTCCGGCCCGGGCGTCACGGGGTGGCGGAACTACCGCGGGGTCATCGGCGAGCTCGCCGAGCACTTCCGTTGTCTGGTCCTCGAATTCCCCGGCTTCGGCGTCAGCGATCCGGTCGACGGGCATCCGATGATGATGGCCGAGACGGCGATCGGCGTGTTCCTCGACGGCCTGGGCATCGGTACCGCAGACATGATCGGCAACTCCATGGGCGGGATCGTCGCGACGAAGGTCGCCATCGCCGAACCGGAACGTGTCGGCAAGCTCGTCACCATCGGCGGCATGGGCAAGAACATCTTCTCCTCGGCGCCCAGCGAGGGCATCAAGCTGCTGATGGAGTTCACCGACGAGCCCACCCGCGAACGACTGATCCGCTGGCTGTCGGCGATGGTGTACGACCCGTCGCTGGTGACCGAGGAGCTCATCGAGGAACGATGGGAACTGGCCACCGAACCGGAAACCCTCGAGATCGCGCGACGCATGTACAGCACCAAGGCCTTCACCGCGACGATGGCCGCCAATGCGATGGCCGACACCGTCCCGTACTGGGCGCAGCTGCACAAGGTGACGTCGCCGACCCTGATCACCTGGGGCCGCGACGACCGGGTGAGCCCCGTCGACTCGGCGATCTTGCCGATGCGCGACATCCCCGACGCCGAGCTGCATGTCTTTCCCCGGTGCGGACACTGGGCGATGATCGAAGCCCGCGAGGCCTGGCTGTCGGCCGTGCTGGCCTTCCTGACGCGGGACCGTGTCGCATGA
- a CDS encoding flavin reductase family protein, protein MSIEAMSQTDMRKALGQFASGVTVVTGLDDSGPAGFVCQSFASVSLEPPMVLFCADHRGRSWPRILRAGRFTVNVLHENQADICSRFGSRDGRKFDGLDWELSDWSTPSLPDVLMRVHADIHDVHTAGDHDVVVGRVLELETPNEERPLLFFRGKLGIDSPADRLTA, encoded by the coding sequence ATGTCGATCGAAGCGATGTCTCAGACTGATATGCGTAAGGCGCTCGGTCAGTTCGCGAGCGGGGTGACCGTGGTGACCGGGCTCGACGACTCCGGACCCGCCGGTTTCGTCTGCCAGTCCTTCGCCTCGGTGTCGCTGGAACCGCCGATGGTCCTGTTCTGCGCCGATCACCGCGGCCGGTCGTGGCCGCGCATCCTGCGGGCCGGACGCTTCACGGTGAACGTGCTGCACGAGAACCAGGCCGACATCTGTTCGCGGTTCGGCTCCCGCGACGGGCGCAAGTTCGACGGCCTCGACTGGGAGCTGTCCGACTGGTCGACGCCGTCGTTGCCCGATGTGCTGATGCGCGTGCACGCCGACATCCACGATGTCCACACCGCAGGCGACCACGACGTGGTGGTCGGCCGGGTGCTGGAACTCGAGACGCCCAACGAGGAACGGCCCCTTCTGTTCTTCCGTGGCAAGCTCGGGATCGACTCCCCCGCCGATCGGCTCACCGCATGA
- a CDS encoding nuclear transport factor 2 family protein has translation MSGTETVCGWIPDGMSAAETLLAIEEIKRVFAVRLRCMDTKQWHLYAGLHTDDVISETWGGLPDDKQPHTDGESNRVVGKEKLASTIRALLDGPVPVTTAHHGHSPEIVLTSPTTARGIWAMEDNLWWSDDAGEYHLRGFGHYHEEYRKVNGQWLISYRKLTRLRVDSSPDFFRFLKAL, from the coding sequence ATGAGCGGGACCGAAACCGTGTGCGGCTGGATCCCCGACGGCATGTCCGCCGCGGAGACCCTCCTCGCCATCGAGGAGATCAAACGGGTCTTTGCCGTCCGCCTCCGTTGTATGGACACCAAACAGTGGCACCTCTACGCCGGTCTGCACACCGACGACGTCATCAGCGAGACGTGGGGCGGCCTGCCCGATGACAAGCAGCCGCATACCGACGGCGAGTCCAATCGCGTGGTCGGCAAGGAGAAGCTGGCGTCTACCATCCGCGCGTTGCTCGACGGTCCGGTGCCCGTGACCACCGCTCACCACGGGCACAGTCCCGAGATCGTACTCACCTCGCCCACCACCGCGCGCGGCATCTGGGCGATGGAAGACAACCTCTGGTGGTCCGACGACGCCGGCGAGTACCATCTGCGCGGCTTCGGCCATTACCACGAGGAGTATCGAAAGGTGAACGGGCAGTGGTTGATCAGCTATCGCAAGCTCACCCGCCTGCGCGTCGACTCCTCCCCCGACTTCTTCCGTTTCCTGAAAGCCCTGTGA
- a CDS encoding 12-oxophytodienoate reductase has translation MSAMTRSSSPGGVPGSDVARYYARRAAGGTGLIVTEGVAIDHVAAVDNPDVPRMYGDGALTGWRTVVDDVHAAGGRIIPQLWHVGPLWGAMCEVDPAVRPMRPSGLWGTPGVTSYSDEYVARSVPQTPPMTERDIDDIIAAFVSAAANAVEVGFDGIALHGGHGYLLDAFLWADTNRRDDRWGRDLQARTRFPAEVVKAIRAEIGPDLPIFFRFSQHKQQDYTARIAETPDELGAILGALADAGVDVFDASNRRFDLPAFEGSELSLAGWAKKLTGAHAMAVGSVGLGKPMRDSRIEGAAPLVDNIGEVDDRIGSGEFDLIAIGRLHLANPELATALRTGAPLTPFDRAVHEGSLV, from the coding sequence ATGTCGGCGATGACCCGGTCCTCGTCCCCCGGCGGTGTCCCCGGCTCCGACGTCGCACGCTACTACGCACGACGAGCCGCCGGCGGCACCGGCCTGATCGTCACCGAAGGTGTGGCGATCGATCATGTGGCGGCGGTGGACAATCCGGATGTCCCTCGGATGTACGGCGACGGCGCCCTGACCGGTTGGCGAACCGTGGTCGACGACGTGCACGCGGCAGGCGGGCGCATCATCCCGCAACTCTGGCACGTGGGGCCGCTCTGGGGCGCGATGTGCGAGGTCGACCCGGCGGTCCGCCCGATGCGGCCCTCGGGACTGTGGGGCACGCCCGGGGTCACCTCGTACTCCGATGAGTACGTGGCGCGTTCGGTGCCGCAGACCCCGCCCATGACCGAGCGCGACATCGACGACATCATCGCCGCTTTCGTGTCAGCGGCCGCGAACGCGGTCGAGGTCGGCTTCGACGGCATCGCGCTGCACGGGGGTCACGGTTATCTGCTCGATGCCTTCCTGTGGGCCGACACCAACCGTCGCGACGACCGCTGGGGACGAGACCTGCAGGCGCGTACCCGCTTCCCCGCCGAAGTGGTCAAGGCGATCCGGGCGGAGATCGGCCCCGACCTACCGATCTTCTTCCGCTTCTCCCAGCACAAACAGCAGGATTACACCGCCCGCATCGCCGAGACCCCCGACGAACTCGGGGCGATCCTCGGGGCGCTCGCCGACGCCGGGGTGGACGTCTTCGACGCCAGCAACCGACGATTCGACCTGCCGGCCTTCGAGGGTAGCGAGCTGTCCCTGGCGGGCTGGGCGAAGAAGCTCACCGGCGCCCACGCCATGGCCGTGGGAAGCGTGGGGCTCGGTAAACCCATGCGCGACAGCCGCATCGAGGGCGCAGCGCCGCTGGTGGACAACATCGGCGAGGTGGACGACCGCATCGGTTCCGGCGAGTTCGACCTGATCGCGATCGGTCGGTTGCACCTGGCCAACCCGGAACTGGCAACCGCGCTGCGGACCGGCGCCCCGCTGACCCCGTTCGATCGTGCGGTCCACGAGGGCAGCCTGGTCTGA
- a CDS encoding nuclear transport factor 2 family protein: MTDIQEQLDALLDRVRVLEDRAAIGEVLTAYGPAVDAGDAEAVGRLWAPDAVYDLDIGVMNGRAAITEMVRTSPHQDYIHGGCGHLLDPINIRLDGDTAVATCHSLLVRRNTDEDSFRVWRASANRFELARIDGQWKITRRTARLLDGSADARELLGRASD; the protein is encoded by the coding sequence ATGACAGACATCCAGGAGCAGCTCGACGCTCTGCTCGACCGTGTTCGGGTCCTCGAGGACCGAGCCGCCATCGGTGAAGTGCTGACGGCCTATGGCCCGGCCGTCGACGCGGGCGATGCCGAGGCCGTGGGAAGGCTGTGGGCACCGGATGCCGTGTACGACCTCGACATCGGCGTGATGAACGGGCGGGCGGCGATCACCGAGATGGTGCGGACCTCGCCCCACCAGGACTACATCCACGGCGGATGCGGACATCTGTTGGACCCCATCAACATCCGCCTCGACGGTGACACCGCGGTGGCGACCTGCCACTCCCTGCTCGTGCGCCGCAACACAGACGAGGACTCGTTCCGGGTGTGGCGTGCGAGCGCCAATCGTTTCGAGCTGGCGCGCATCGACGGGCAGTGGAAGATCACGCGTCGCACCGCTCGGCTGCTCGACGGCAGTGCCGACGCGCGCGAACTGCTCGGGCGCGCGTCGGACTGA
- a CDS encoding acyl-CoA dehydrogenase family protein yields MGQVLDRIMQHADEIRADAAEGETLMRLTDASAKSLRDSGVIRMLQPKEYGGFESHPREFAETVMATAALDGATGWVAGIVGVHPWALAAFDDTAQNEIWGADNDMWMASPYAPMGVAVPTDGGYVLNGRWSFSSGTDHCGWVMIGAAVGDKDGNRTGQILHVVLPRSDYEIDADSWNVVGLRGTGSKDLIVKDAFIPTYRTIDAEIVLSGEGWKHAGRDETLYKFPFSYIFPLGITSALIGMTEGALACYVAAQKERVQVSGIPIKEDPYVLFAISEAAAEISASRVSLLEMVDRFWDKTDKGVEITFAERAEGRRTQVSAAWRATRAMDEIFARAGGAAAHLKTPMQRFWRDAHVGLTHAIHVPGLIYHSAALTQLGGDPQGAYRAMI; encoded by the coding sequence ATGGGCCAGGTATTGGACAGAATCATGCAGCACGCGGACGAGATCCGCGCGGATGCCGCCGAGGGCGAGACGCTGATGCGTCTGACCGATGCGTCGGCGAAGAGCCTGCGCGACTCGGGGGTCATCCGAATGCTGCAGCCAAAGGAGTACGGCGGCTTCGAATCCCACCCTCGCGAGTTCGCCGAGACCGTCATGGCCACCGCGGCGCTCGACGGCGCGACCGGCTGGGTCGCCGGCATCGTCGGAGTCCACCCGTGGGCACTCGCCGCCTTCGACGACACGGCACAGAACGAGATCTGGGGCGCCGACAACGACATGTGGATGGCCTCCCCGTACGCACCGATGGGTGTGGCCGTGCCGACCGACGGCGGCTACGTCCTGAACGGTCGCTGGTCCTTCTCCTCGGGCACCGACCACTGCGGCTGGGTCATGATCGGGGCCGCGGTGGGCGACAAGGACGGCAACCGCACCGGTCAGATCCTCCACGTCGTGCTGCCGCGTTCGGACTACGAGATCGACGCCGACAGCTGGAATGTCGTGGGACTCCGCGGCACCGGCTCCAAGGACCTGATCGTCAAGGACGCCTTCATCCCCACCTACCGCACCATCGATGCGGAGATCGTCCTGAGCGGCGAGGGCTGGAAGCACGCCGGACGTGACGAGACCCTCTACAAGTTCCCGTTCTCCTACATCTTCCCGCTGGGCATCACCTCCGCACTGATCGGCATGACCGAGGGCGCACTCGCCTGCTACGTCGCAGCACAGAAGGAGCGCGTCCAGGTCAGCGGCATCCCGATCAAGGAGGACCCCTACGTCCTGTTCGCCATCAGCGAGGCCGCAGCGGAGATCTCCGCCTCGCGGGTCTCCCTGCTGGAGATGGTCGACCGGTTCTGGGACAAGACCGACAAGGGCGTGGAGATCACCTTTGCCGAGCGTGCCGAGGGGCGCCGGACCCAGGTGTCGGCCGCGTGGCGCGCCACCCGGGCGATGGACGAGATCTTCGCCCGCGCCGGCGGCGCAGCGGCTCATCTCAAGACCCCGATGCAGCGCTTCTGGCGTGATGCGCACGTCGGCCTGACCCACGCGATCCATGTCCCCGGACTGATCTACCACTCGGCCGCACTGACCCAGCTCGGTGGCGACCCGCAGGGTGCCTACCGCGCGATGATCTGA
- the bphC gene encoding biphenyl-2,3-diol 1,2-dioxygenase, protein MTELRGLGFLRVQSTDVARWRELLIDGLGMAVGSGPEADALYARIDERRSRIAVLPGDSDKALAVGWEVRDEFALERVRQAVEAAGVAVTVMSRKEAGYIDAEGAIAFDDPAGTRLEVFYGPVLDHSPVVTPFGGRWVTGGLGLGHVVLPSAQFAESYDFYTQVLGFLPRGSIRLDEEGLARVRFLGINERHHSLALCPAPPTEEPGLVHLMTEVDTLDAVGQALDRVNKQKFSISSTLGRHTNDKMISFYVRAPGGWDLEFGTEGMLVDERHYTSEEITADAYWGHDQSGSEPLKAFIPVGEG, encoded by the coding sequence ATGACAGAACTACGCGGACTCGGCTTCCTGCGAGTCCAGAGCACCGATGTCGCGCGCTGGCGCGAGCTGCTGATCGACGGCCTGGGCATGGCCGTGGGCAGCGGCCCCGAAGCCGATGCGCTGTATGCGCGGATCGACGAGCGTCGCTCGCGGATCGCCGTGCTGCCCGGCGACTCCGACAAGGCACTGGCCGTCGGCTGGGAGGTGCGTGACGAGTTCGCACTCGAACGCGTCCGTCAGGCAGTGGAGGCCGCGGGCGTCGCCGTCACAGTGATGTCCCGCAAGGAGGCCGGCTACATCGACGCCGAGGGCGCCATCGCCTTCGACGATCCGGCCGGAACGCGGCTCGAGGTCTTCTACGGTCCGGTGCTCGATCACAGCCCCGTCGTGACGCCCTTCGGCGGACGCTGGGTCACCGGCGGCCTGGGACTGGGTCACGTGGTTCTCCCGAGCGCCCAGTTCGCCGAGTCGTACGACTTCTACACCCAGGTGCTCGGCTTCCTGCCGCGCGGTTCCATCCGACTCGACGAAGAGGGCCTGGCACGGGTTCGTTTCCTCGGCATCAACGAGCGGCACCACAGCCTGGCGCTGTGCCCGGCCCCGCCGACCGAGGAGCCCGGCCTGGTGCACCTGATGACCGAGGTGGACACCCTCGACGCGGTCGGTCAGGCACTCGACCGGGTGAACAAGCAGAAGTTCTCGATCTCGTCGACGCTGGGCCGGCACACCAACGACAAGATGATCTCGTTCTACGTCCGGGCGCCCGGCGGCTGGGACCTGGAGTTCGGCACGGAGGGAATGCTCGTCGACGAGCGGCATTACACCTCCGAGGAGATCACCGCCGACGCCTACTGGGGTCACGATCAGAGCGGCTCGGAACCACTGAAGGCGTTCATCCCCGTCGGCGAGGGCTGA